A genome region from Cucumis sativus cultivar 9930 chromosome 4, Cucumber_9930_V3, whole genome shotgun sequence includes the following:
- the LOC101218142 gene encoding uncharacterized protein LOC101218142, protein MVDLPQALGISFRNFCKSYKSFFKKWHSKVKNSKKDTDNVVVDTKHDDPTSDAIHNYGPSKDHEDIKKKEGPRPTKGVHSFRYGGRSLRENDTTSFRPQSYDSGYSTLSRNASRRGQNAGSTSSSLFRSMSRRSNESMTSRVSSGRRSIDSISSSPLLSKSGSKRSTTPIMFSNSSGVLKAAAIEKQLECTLEELCFGCIKKIKVTRDLLLINGQAMEEEETLTMKVKPGWRKGTKITFEGGMGNERAGSYPADTSFVIAEKRHSYFKREGDDLELMVEIPLLKALTGCTISVPLLGGETMSLDIHEVVSPGYEKLIQGQGMPKLKDPDTRGDLILKFFVDFPTQLTPQQRSDVCRILEGSHHS, encoded by the exons ATGGTGGATCTTCCTCAAGCTCTTGGCATCTCCTTTCGAAATTTCTGCAAATCCTACAAATCCTTCTTCAAAAAATGGCATTCTAAGGTCAAGAATTCCAAGAAGGATACTGATAATGTCGTTGTTGATACTAAACACGACGACCCTACCTCCGACGCCATCCATAATTATGGCCCTTccaag GATCACgaagatattaagaaaaaggaaggacCGAGACCGACGAAAGGCGTTCATAGCTTTAGATATGGAGGCCGGAGTCTGAGAGAGAATGATACGACCAGTTTCAGGCCTCAAAGCTATGACAGTGGATATTCTACTCTTTCACGGAACGCGAGTCGGAGAGGTCAAAATGCAGGGTCGACGTCGTCGTCGCTGTTTCGGAGCATGAGTAGGAGGAGCAATGAGTCGATGACGTCAAGAGTGAGCAGCGGGAGAAGGAGTATCGATTCGATATCGTCTTCACCACTGTTGTCGAAGAGTGGTAGCAAGAGGAGCACGACGCCGATAATGTTCTCGAATTCGTCGGGGGTGCTAAAGGCTGCGGCGATAGAGAAACAGCTGGAATGCACACTGGAGGAGCTATGCTTTGGGtgcataaagaaaattaaggtCACAAGAGATCTCCTCTTGATCAACGG GCAAGCgatggaggaagaagaaacattGACAATGAAAGTAAAGCCAGGGTGGAGGAAGGGGACAAAGATAACATTTGAAGGAGGAATGGGGAATGAGAGGGCAGGCAGTTATCCAGCGGACACGTCCTTTGTGATAGCTGAAAAACGACACTCATATTTCAAAAGAGAAGGTGATGACTTGGAGTTAATGGTGGAGATCCCTCTATTGAAAGCCCTAACTGGTTGCACCATTTCAGTTCCATTATTGGGAGGGGAAACAATGAGCTTGGACATCCACGAAGTGGTTTCACCTGGTTACGAGAAGCTCATTCAAGGTCAAGGTATGCCTAAACTTAAAGATCCTGACACCAGAGGCGACTTGATTCTTAAGTTTTTCGTGGACTTTCCAACTCAATTAACTCCCCAACAACGATCTGATGTTTGTCGAATTTTAGAGGGTTCTCACCATTCTTAG
- the LOC101219569 gene encoding aldehyde dehydrogenase family 3 member H1, producing the protein MSQTKLFDAAAATDLVNELRAIFNSGNTRSYEWRVSQLESLLKLCVDHEEDICDALRSDLSKPALESIIHEIGMVKGSCKLAIKEIGNWMKPEKVQTTMTSFPSSAAIVSEPLGVVLIISPWNYPFFLSLDPVIGAIAAGNTVVLKPSEISPATSSLIAKLFEKYLDTSAVKVVEGAIPETNALLEQKWDKIFYTGNGRVGRIVMAAAAKHLTPVILELGGKTPVVVDSKINLQVACRRIISGKWGGNNGQACVAPDYIITTKEFAPKLVESLKQELERFYGTNPLESKDISRIVNANHFNRVSKLLDDDEVSSKIVHGGEKDKSKLQIAPTILLDVPRDSLIMTEEIFGPLLPIITVDKLEDSFEIVNSGTKPLAAYLFSNNKKLKEQFVACISAGGVVINDTTIHLAVSTLPFGGVGESGMGAYHGKFSFDAFSHKKAVLYRSFVGDVPMRYPPYTDGKLRFLKALLGGGILELIRAILGWS; encoded by the exons ATGTCGCAAACGAAGTTGTTCGACGCTGCGGCCGCCACGGACTTGGTGAACGAACTCAGAGCTATTTTTAACTCCGGCAACACTCGGAGCTATGAGTGGAGAGTATCACAGCTTGAGAGCCTCTTGAAGCTCTGCGTTGACCATGAGGAAGATATTTGCGATGCCCTTCGCTCTGACCTCTCCAAGCCTGCCTTGGAATCCATTATTCATGAG ATAGGTATGGTAAAAGGTTCGTGTAAATTGGCAATTAAAGAAATCGGAAATTGGATGAAACCAGAGAAG GTTCAAACTACAATGACCAGTTTTCCTTCGTCTGCTGCAATTGTATCAGAACCTTTGGGTGTTGTGCTGATCATTTCTCCTTGGAATTATCCATTCT TTTTATCTCTTGATCCAGTTATTGGAGCAATAGCAGCTGGTAATACCGTGGTTCTAAAGCCTTCAGAAATTTCTCCAGCAACATCATCTTTAATTGCAAAACTTTTTGAGAAGTATTTGGATACGTCTGCTGTAAAAGTTGTCGAGGGTGCTATTCCCGAAACTAATGCTTTGCTGGAGCAAAAGTGGGACAAGATATTTTACACAG GCAACGGTAGAGTGGGGCGTATAGTGATGGCAGCTGCTGCCAAGCACCTTACTCCAGTTATTTTAGAGCTCGGAGGAAAAACTCCAGTAGTAGTTgattcaaaaatcaatttacaa GTTGCCTGTAGACGGATTATATCCGGGAAGTGGGGTGGTAACAATGGACAAGCATGCGTTGCTCCTGATTACATCATAACTACGAAAGAATTTGCTCCAAAATTG GTGGAGTCTTTGAAACAAGAACTGGAGAGATTTTATGGAACGAATCCATTGGAATCTAAAGATATATCTCGCATTGTGAATGCTAACCACTTTAATCGCGTGTCCAAGCTCTTAGATGATGATGAAGTTTCTAGCAAGATTGTTCATGGAGGCGAAAAGGACAAATCCAAATT ACAGATTGCTCCCACCATCTTATTGGATGTCCCTCGAGACTCTTTGATCATGACGGAAGAGATTTTTGGTCCCTTGCTTCCCATTATCACG GTAGACAAATTGGAGGATAGCTTCGAAATAGTGAATTCAGGCACAAAGCCGCTAGCAGCATATTTATtttccaacaacaaaaagctCAAGGAACAGTTTGTGGCTTGTATCTCTGCAGGAGGTGTGGTTATCAACGACACCACCATACAT CTAGCAGTTAGCACACTACCATTTGGAGGAGTTGGGGAGAGTGGAATGGGAGCTTACCATGGGAAGTTTTCATTTGATGCATTTAGCCATAAGAAGGCTGTTCTTTATCGAAGTTTCGTGGGTGACGTGCCAATGCGTTACCCGCCTTACACTGACGGAAAGCTAAGATTTCTTAAAGCTCTTCTTGGAGGTGGCATCTTGGAACTCATTCGTGCTATTCTTGGTTGGTCGTAA